The DNA segment TGCTCGCCGACAAACCCGATGGGTGATGGGCAGGGCATGCCAGCGGCGTTAATCCATCTGCGAAAATCTGCGAAATCTGCGGATCAACTGATTTTTTCAAGCTCATTCGAACTCCGCCGCCGGCTCGATGCGGCGGACATGCTCGCGATAGGCCGCCGCATTCACCAGCCGGCCGCGTTCCGCTGCCCATGCCGATGGCCGGCCGCGCACCATCCAGCCGGCCTGGTAGGGATCGCGATTGAGCATGGACGGGCGTTCCTCGGCGGCCTCGTTGGCTTCCAGCAGCACGAAGGAAATCGGCGCATGCACGGCGAGCACGGTCTTGGCGCATTCGACCGTGCCCAGACCGCGCCCCAGCGCCACTTCGGCGCCCTTCGGCTTGGCGGTGAAGCCGATGATGCCGCCGGCGAGATGCAAGCCGAAACTGCTGGCGCCGATCAGCACCTCGTCACCCGCGACGCGCACCCACATGTCATGCTCCGGATCGTAGAGCAGGTCATCGGGGATGCGGCCGCGAAAGATTTCCTTTGCCAAGTCGGGCGTCCCGCAACGGGTTTCAGTTTGGGTGGATGACGCCGCAGGCCACGCGCTTGCCCGAATTGCCGGCGGGCTGCGACTTGTAGTCGTCGGGATCGGCATGGATCACCACGCTGCGCTTGAGGATGCCCCTGGCGCCCTCGGCCAGCGTCACCCCATCCAGGTCGGTGATGAGCAGCGCGTGGCCGGTGGCGTCGGCCACCAGGTTGGGCATGTCGCCGGCATGGCGTTCGGCGGTTTCGTGATGGCCGTGCGGCTTGGCCGCGGGATTGAAATGGCCCTTGGCGCTGCTGGCATCGGGCGCGCTGCAATCGCCGGCCTCGTGCACGTGGAAGCCGTGCGCGCCCGGCGTCAGCCCGGCAACGCGGGCCTCGATGCGGACCTTTTCGGCGCCGATGGACTGGAAGCTGACCGTGCCGCTGACCTTGCTGCCGGAGCGGGCTTCGAGCGTGGCGCCGGCCTTCGGGCCGGAGGCATCCATCGAGGCGCAGGCGGCGAGCAGGGTGGTCATGGCGGCGAGGCTGGCTATGCGAACTGGTTTGCTGTTCTTCATGAGGTTTTCTCCTTGGTCGGGGTGGCGGAAGAGAGCGGGAGTCGAACCCACCAGGGACCGCATGGCGACCCCTGCCGGTTTTGAAGACCGGCCGCCCCACCGGGGAACGTTCTCTTCCGTTGTTCTGTTTTTAGTTATCAAGCCATGCATGACCGGTACCGCTGCTGCGCACTACATGCTCGTCACGCACGCGGCGAGTGTAGCCGATGCGGTCGAAGAATTCGAGGATGTGGATCGCCACCTTGCGTCCGCCGCCGCCATCGTGGTAAATGATGTCGCGCAGGTCGGCGGCGCGCGCAGCGCCATTCTCCGCATCAAGTTCGGCGATGAGCGACACAAGCCGCGCCACGGCATCGGCCGTGAAGTAATGGTCGTGCGCCACGGGATAGAGTTCGCCGGCCCGCGCCACGCGGCGGAACAGCTGGCGCACCACGTCTTCGGCGGTGCCTGAGGCCTTCGCCACGTCGCGCACGCGCGGTGGGCCGAAGGGCTGGGCGTCGAGCAGCGGTTTGAGTACTGCAAACAGGTCGCGATCGCCGGGAGACAGGCTGGCCTGATGTTCCGGCAGATGCAGCCAGGCGCGCGAGGCGGCCAGCCGGCCGGCGGCGATCAACTCGGCGACCAGCGCGTCGAAGGCGGCACGGGCCAGCGTCGGCAGCGTCAGTCGGCGCAGGCGTTCGCGCTCGACGCCGACCATGTCCGGCGCGCGCTGGTGTTCCGCCGCGAGCGCCGCGAGCAGCTTGTCGCCCAAGGCCCGCCAGCTTGCGGCGGCAAAGCCGATCTGCTCATCACCGCTGCGCACGACGCGCAGCGCGGCCTGTTGCCAGAGCGCCGCCGCGGCTGCGTCGCCAAGATTCCAGTTGGCGGCGAAGCGGATCAGATCGATGCCGGCGGCCGATTGCCCGGCCATGAGGCGCAGGCTGGTCGCCGGGTCGTCGTCGCGCAGCGCATTCAGCAACGCCAGTCGCGCCGGGCTGCGCTTGTGGCGCGAGGGCGGAAAGCCGTCGAGCACGCGGCCGCCGCCGATGGTTCGTTGTGCCGAGGCATCGCGCAGCACGAAGCGGTCGCCGCGCACGGCGAGGGTTTCGCGGTCGAGCAGGATCTCCGCCAGCGCCGTCCCGCCAGCGCCGACTTCAGTGCAGTCGAGCAGTGCGACGCGGCCGGTGATGTCGGTGGCGCCCAGATGCACATGCACCGGCGTCCAGTGCTTGAGCGCCGGCTGCGTTGACGGGACATGCAGTTCGGCTTGAAAACGCCGCAGCGGATGCGCGGCGGCGGGATCAACGACCCACATGCCGCGCTCGATGTCCTTCTTCTCGAAGTCGCCGGCCAGCGCCAGCGCACAGCGGTCGCCGGCCTGCCCGTGCTGGGCCGGCCGGTCCTGCACATGCAGGCTTTTCACGCGCACCCTGAGCCCGCCATGACCGCCATTGCCCTCGGGCGCGATGATCGCCGTGTCGCCAGCGCCGACTCTTCCCGAGAAGGCGGTGCCGGTGACGACGGTGCCGATGCCGGAGAGCGTGAAGCAGCGGTCGATGGCGAGACGGAAGCGGCCGTGTTCGGGGAAACCGGCACGGCGCTGGCGATGTGCGGCGGCCGTCGCATCGAGATGTGCGCGCAATGCCGGCACGCCTTCGCCAGTCGTCGCCGACAGCGCGAATACCGGACTGCCCTCCAGTCGCGTGCCGGCCAGCAGCGCTTCGATTTCGCCGCGCGCTTCGGCGACGCGCGCCGCATCGACGGTGTCGCACTTGGTCAGCGCCACCGCGCCGCGATCGAGGCCGAGCAGGTCGAGCAGCTCCAGATGCTCGCGCGTCTGCGGCATCGGCCCGTCATCGGCGGCGATCACCAGCAGCACGAAGTCGATGCCGGTGGCGCCGGCCAGCATGTTGTGGATCAGCTTCTCGTGGCCCGGCACGTCGATGAAGCCGAGCACCGAACCATCGGCCTGCGGCGCGTAGGCGTAGCCGAGGTCGAGCGTGATGCCGCGCGCCTTCTCCTCCGGCAGGCGGTCCGCATCCACGCCGGTGAGCGCCTTCACCAGCGTGGTTTTGCCGTGGTCGATGTGACCTGCAGTGCCGATGATCATGCGGCGCCGATCTCCTTCGAGCTGAGCTTGTACACGAATGTTGCCGGGTCGAGGCTGTCGAGCCGGCCGCTGCTGTTCTCCGCCTGCGGATACATGAAGAAGGGAAGCCTGGCGCCTTTGGAACCCGGAAGAAGGATGTCATGGGCAACGTTGTAGGCCAGCCAGTTCATCTCCCAGGCGCCGAACAGTTTTTGCCGGGCGGCAACCACGACGTCGTCCTGCAAGCTGAGGCCGGGCCTTTCTTCCAGCACCACCTTGCGCACGTCGGCGGGGTCCACCGGCACCCAGCCGAAGTTCGCCAGCCAGACTTCGGCGCGGCAGTGCTGCGCCTTGCTGATGTCGCCGCTCTTGCCCAGGCTCTTGTAGCCGAACTTCGAATCCGCCACGCGCACGCCATACACGTCGCGCGCCGGCAGGCCCACGGAACGGGCGAGTCCGACATAGAGCGCGTTGAGGTCGGCGCACTTGCCCGAGAGGTTGCCCGATTCGAGCATGCCGCGAATGTCGCCGGTGCCGCAGCCGCGGGTCTTGGGGTTGCGCGCCGTGTTGTCCACCACCCATTCGTAGATTGCCCGCGCCTTGTCGAGGTCGGTGGCAGCGCCCTGGGTAATCTCCAGCGCGGTCTTTTTCACGATGCCGCCGGTCGGCAGCAGTTCGGTGGCGCGCGTATAGAGTGTGCGACTGGCCCGGTCCAGCGGCGCCACCTTGCCCGGTCGCGCCAGGTCGATGGCGCGGTCGCGCGTGGCGAAGCGGCTCACCACTTCCAGCACCGGCGCCGGCTCACCGGCATCCCACTGCGCGGCCAGCATCTGCGCGCCATAGACCGGATCGCGCAGCTGACTTACGGCGGCGGCGTTGCCTTGCCAGAGGTTGCCCATCGGCCTGATCCAGGCGGCATCCTCCACCGCGGGCAAGGGCAGCCACAGGCGCGGCGCGCCATGGGCGGCCGAGAGTTCGACGCGACTGGTGACTTCGAAGACGCGCCAGCCGTTGGCAGGGGAGGGGTTGAAGCCGCCCTCGGCAGCGAGGGCAAAGCGCGGTGCGGCGAGCGCGGCGGCGGAAAGTGTTGCGGTCTTGATGAAGGAACGACGGTCCATGGTTTTCTCCGGGGAATTAGTTGATGAGTTTTTTGAGTTGTTGGTCAATGGCGGGCGCATCCCAGTCGATGGCACCCATGCCGCGCGCGACGATGCGATGGCGGCGATCGAGGACGACACTGGTCGGCAGCATGCGCGCCCCCCAGGCCCGGCTGATGGTCTGCTCGCGGTCATGCAATACCGCCAGGGTCTGCTGGTCGGGCAGCGCTTCCCAGAGGAATTCCTCGACCCGCTTGGCATTGTCGGCGACGGCGACGGTCAGCACGGTCAGGCCCTGCGCCTGCCAGCGCTTGGCGAGGCGGGCGAGCGAGGGCATTTCCTCGCGGCAGGGTTCGCACCAGGTCGCCCAGAAATTCACCACGACCGGCTGGCCCCTGTGTTGGGCAAGGGCTTGGGTCAGGCGTGGGTCGGCGGTCGTTGGCGCGCTGCGGGCTGTGACTGTTTTCAGCGCAGGCGGCGGGGCGGCCCAGACCGGCCCTTGCAGCAGCAAACAGATAAGTGGTGGGGCTGCCGCCAAAGCGAAAAGACGTCTGTACATCATGAGCTCCCGTTGAACTGCAACCGCCGCGGAGCGGAAACCACCGCGGCTTACGATGCTCCCGAGGGAGCGGCCTTACGCACCCAGTCCGCTCAAGGCGGAAAGCTGGGCAGCGAATCCGGATTCTTCGTGCTCGGCCAGGCAGCGCAGGTCGAGCAGCAATGCGCCTTCCTCGATGCGGCCGATCACGGGTTTCGGCAGGGCACGCAGGCCCTGCTCGATGCGATTCAATATTCCACCGCGCTTGCCCTGTGGCTTGACGGCAAATCCCGCCGAGGGCAGGCGGTCGACCGGCAGCGAGCCCGAGCCGATTTGCGATTTCAGCGCGACGATCTCCACCGTCACCGGCAGGCCGGCCAGTGCGGATTGCAGCGCGGGCAGCAGGCGCGCGGCCTGCGCCGCGATGTCTGCCTCGGGCCGCGTCAGCTGGCGCACGGCGGTGACGCGCAGGTGCAGGCGGTCGGGGTCGCGATAGAGCGCGAGAACCGCTTCCAGCGCGGCGAGCGTCAGCTTGCCGACGCGCAGAGCGCGTTTCAGCGGGTTCTTCTTGATCTTCGCGATCAGATCCTTGCGGCCCACCAGCAGGCCGGCCTGCGGCCCGCCCAGCAGCTTGTCGCCGGAAAAGGTGACGAGGTCGGCACCGGCGGCGATGGCCTCCGCCGGCGTTGGCTCGTGCGGCAGGCCGTAGGCGGCCA comes from the Sulfuritalea hydrogenivorans sk43H genome and includes:
- a CDS encoding TlpA family protein disulfide reductase — its product is MMYRRLFALAAAPPLICLLLQGPVWAAPPPALKTVTARSAPTTADPRLTQALAQHRGQPVVVNFWATWCEPCREEMPSLARLAKRWQAQGLTVLTVAVADNAKRVEEFLWEALPDQQTLAVLHDREQTISRAWGARMLPTSVVLDRRHRIVARGMGAIDWDAPAIDQQLKKLIN
- a CDS encoding superoxide dismutase family protein: MKNSKPVRIASLAAMTTLLAACASMDASGPKAGATLEARSGSKVSGTVSFQSIGAEKVRIEARVAGLTPGAHGFHVHEAGDCSAPDASSAKGHFNPAAKPHGHHETAERHAGDMPNLVADATGHALLITDLDGVTLAEGARGILKRSVVIHADPDDYKSQPAGNSGKRVACGVIHPN
- a CDS encoding glycine cleavage system protein H, encoding MAKEIFRGRIPDDLLYDPEHDMWVRVAGDEVLIGASSFGLHLAGGIIGFTAKPKGAEVALGRGLGTVECAKTVLAVHAPISFVLLEANEAAEERPSMLNRDPYQAGWMVRGRPSAWAAERGRLVNAAAYREHVRRIEPAAEFE
- a CDS encoding transglutaminase-like domain-containing protein; translation: MDRRSFIKTATLSAAALAAPRFALAAEGGFNPSPANGWRVFEVTSRVELSAAHGAPRLWLPLPAVEDAAWIRPMGNLWQGNAAAVSQLRDPVYGAQMLAAQWDAGEPAPVLEVVSRFATRDRAIDLARPGKVAPLDRASRTLYTRATELLPTGGIVKKTALEITQGAATDLDKARAIYEWVVDNTARNPKTRGCGTGDIRGMLESGNLSGKCADLNALYVGLARSVGLPARDVYGVRVADSKFGYKSLGKSGDISKAQHCRAEVWLANFGWVPVDPADVRKVVLEERPGLSLQDDVVVAARQKLFGAWEMNWLAYNVAHDILLPGSKGARLPFFMYPQAENSSGRLDSLDPATFVYKLSSKEIGAA
- the selB gene encoding selenocysteine-specific translation elongation factor, which codes for MIIGTAGHIDHGKTTLVKALTGVDADRLPEEKARGITLDLGYAYAPQADGSVLGFIDVPGHEKLIHNMLAGATGIDFVLLVIAADDGPMPQTREHLELLDLLGLDRGAVALTKCDTVDAARVAEARGEIEALLAGTRLEGSPVFALSATTGEGVPALRAHLDATAAAHRQRRAGFPEHGRFRLAIDRCFTLSGIGTVVTGTAFSGRVGAGDTAIIAPEGNGGHGGLRVRVKSLHVQDRPAQHGQAGDRCALALAGDFEKKDIERGMWVVDPAAAHPLRRFQAELHVPSTQPALKHWTPVHVHLGATDITGRVALLDCTEVGAGGTALAEILLDRETLAVRGDRFVLRDASAQRTIGGGRVLDGFPPSRHKRSPARLALLNALRDDDPATSLRLMAGQSAAGIDLIRFAANWNLGDAAAAALWQQAALRVVRSGDEQIGFAAASWRALGDKLLAALAAEHQRAPDMVGVERERLRRLTLPTLARAAFDALVAELIAAGRLAASRAWLHLPEHQASLSPGDRDLFAVLKPLLDAQPFGPPRVRDVAKASGTAEDVVRQLFRRVARAGELYPVAHDHYFTADAVARLVSLIAELDAENGAARAADLRDIIYHDGGGGRKVAIHILEFFDRIGYTRRVRDEHVVRSSGTGHAWLDN